In the Chlorobium limicola DSM 245 genome, one interval contains:
- the folP gene encoding dihydropteroate synthase, whose amino-acid sequence MNRTTDGHYLLNCSGRLLDLRSSAAVMGIVNLTPDSFSDGGMFQEPGGRADLSRAVEYALSMVRDGALIIDIGGESTRPGASRVSADEEIRRTIPFISLLRKKSEVLISIDTYKSEVAEAALDAGAQIVNDISGFTFDRNLPSICRKYHAAAILMHTPITPDSMKWSTQTHSAGSDVTGTVTKFLQKAVASAEHAGIDDIIIDPGFGFGKSVNENFRLLGSISQLLELERPLLAGVSRKSFLGHAIRKNGEPEPPPAARYDATAAAQTIALMHGAAIIRTHDVRAAFHAVSIVSAMKRAIA is encoded by the coding sequence ATGAACAGAACCACTGACGGGCACTACCTGCTCAACTGCTCCGGCCGCTTACTCGATTTACGCAGCAGCGCTGCTGTCATGGGTATTGTCAATCTTACGCCTGACTCCTTTTCCGACGGAGGCATGTTTCAGGAGCCAGGAGGCAGAGCCGACCTTTCACGCGCCGTGGAGTACGCCCTGTCGATGGTGAGGGATGGCGCACTCATCATCGACATCGGAGGAGAGTCGACCAGGCCCGGGGCATCCAGAGTGTCCGCTGACGAGGAGATCCGCCGGACCATACCGTTCATCTCGCTCCTGAGAAAAAAATCGGAGGTGCTGATCTCTATCGACACGTACAAATCGGAAGTAGCCGAAGCCGCACTCGATGCGGGCGCTCAGATCGTAAACGATATTTCCGGTTTTACCTTCGACCGCAACCTGCCCTCCATCTGCAGAAAGTACCACGCCGCGGCAATTCTGATGCATACGCCGATCACTCCGGATTCCATGAAATGGAGTACGCAAACTCACTCCGCCGGCAGCGACGTTACCGGAACCGTTACAAAATTTCTGCAGAAAGCCGTAGCCTCGGCAGAGCATGCCGGGATCGACGATATCATCATCGATCCCGGATTCGGATTCGGCAAAAGCGTTAACGAGAATTTCCGCCTGCTCGGCAGCATTTCGCAGCTTCTGGAGCTTGAACGCCCTCTCCTTGCCGGTGTTTCAAGAAAATCGTTTCTGGGTCATGCAATCAGAAAAAACGGCGAACCTGAACCGCCGCCGGCAGCGCGATATGACGCTACCGCAGCGGCCCAGACCATAGCACTCATGCATGGGGCGGCAATCATCAGGACGCACGATGTCAGAGCGGCATTTCATGCCGTCTCGATAGTCAGCGCAATGAAACGTGCCATAGCGTAA